A genomic stretch from Chryseobacterium sp. SNU WT5 includes:
- a CDS encoding acyltransferase family protein, producing MSKDNSLKQFIPALTGYRAIAAWMIFVLHFFPSNNPLAPEYLKSFVKELHIGVDMFFVLSGFLITFRYFDQHPINFKKYMVNRFARIYPMYFMVTLGVFAVFLLQNGNWNSEKTIEAILSFTMTKALFQKYFFSAGISQGWTLTLEELFYITAPFYFILLRKKSYWFFVLPVLIFLFGLVLKVVSQTPENTWGFMQKNISYYIFEFFIGIGLALMVNNKLKLKLKGTTYFGISFIILFLLTLPTNYTESDWMKAAMAILLCSFGIAPLIWGLIFEDTFIKRFLSSKLMVLLGKSSYIFYLIHKGFIPMLIYDYIAENVLLIFVLLNILSIIMFKYLEEPLNLWIRKKFAK from the coding sequence ATGTCGAAAGATAATTCACTAAAACAATTTATCCCCGCGCTCACTGGTTATCGCGCAATCGCTGCTTGGATGATTTTTGTGCTCCACTTTTTTCCGTCTAATAATCCTTTGGCACCAGAGTATTTGAAATCTTTCGTTAAAGAATTGCATATTGGAGTAGATATGTTTTTCGTGTTGAGTGGATTTTTAATTACATTCCGGTATTTTGATCAACATCCTATCAATTTTAAAAAATATATGGTGAATCGATTTGCGAGAATTTACCCGATGTATTTTATGGTTACCCTTGGCGTATTTGCTGTATTTCTTTTACAAAATGGAAATTGGAATTCAGAAAAAACGATAGAAGCAATCCTGAGTTTTACAATGACAAAAGCACTTTTTCAAAAGTATTTTTTCAGCGCAGGAATTTCTCAAGGCTGGACGTTAACGTTAGAAGAACTCTTCTACATAACAGCACCTTTCTATTTTATTTTGCTGCGGAAAAAATCATACTGGTTTTTTGTTTTGCCAGTACTTATTTTTCTTTTCGGTCTTGTACTTAAAGTGGTTTCGCAAACACCAGAAAACACTTGGGGATTTATGCAGAAAAATATTTCCTACTACATTTTTGAATTTTTTATAGGGATCGGTTTAGCTTTAATGGTGAATAATAAATTAAAGCTAAAATTAAAAGGGACGACTTACTTTGGAATATCGTTTATCATTTTGTTTCTATTGACACTTCCCACCAATTATACAGAATCTGACTGGATGAAAGCTGCGATGGCTATTTTGCTTTGTAGCTTTGGTATAGCGCCGTTAATATGGGGTTTGATTTTCGAAGACACTTTCATAAAACGTTTCCTATCCTCAAAACTTATGGTTCTATTGGGGAAAAGTTCCTATATATTTTATTTAATTCACAAAGGTTTTATACCCATGCTGATTTATGATTATATCGCGGAAAATGTTTTACTCATTTTTGTTTTACTTAATATTTTATCCATCATCATGTTTAAATATTTAGAAGAACCATTAAATTTATGGATTCGTAAAAAGTTTGCAAAATAA
- a CDS encoding glycosyltransferase family 2 protein, producing MKFSILIANYNNGRYFANCYNSILAQTHENWEVIIIDDGSTDDSVSIIENLIRDDDRFLFMLNDSNKGCGYTKRRTLELASGEICGFLDPDDAITANALELSIAQYKNNKIIATYSKITFCDENLEPVQDFKKIKKIYNSTYFFNCPTQLNAFFTFLKEAYSKTEGINPNLQSAVDQDLYLKILEHGNVVYIKENLYLYRRHNAGISQDLSKNKAKENFAKVIFETFKRRNIKKINGVKIPENYPGSKEVFSLLNYQNSIIYRLKLKVMILLQHLQKL from the coding sequence ATGAAATTCTCTATTCTTATTGCCAACTACAATAACGGAAGATACTTTGCAAACTGTTATAATTCTATTCTTGCACAAACTCATGAAAATTGGGAAGTAATTATCATTGATGACGGATCAACTGATGATTCAGTATCAATTATAGAAAACCTCATTAGAGATGATGATCGCTTTTTATTTATGCTAAATGATTCTAATAAAGGCTGTGGATATACAAAAAGACGCACCTTAGAATTGGCTTCTGGTGAAATTTGTGGATTTTTGGATCCGGATGATGCAATTACTGCGAATGCGCTAGAACTATCGATCGCTCAATATAAAAATAATAAAATAATCGCAACCTATTCCAAAATCACATTTTGCGATGAAAATCTTGAACCTGTACAAGATTTTAAAAAAATCAAGAAAATATATAATTCTACATATTTTTTTAACTGTCCGACTCAGCTGAATGCTTTCTTTACATTTTTAAAAGAAGCGTATAGTAAAACAGAAGGTATAAATCCAAATTTACAATCAGCGGTAGATCAAGATTTATATTTGAAAATTTTGGAACATGGAAATGTCGTTTACATAAAAGAAAATTTATACCTATACCGACGACATAATGCTGGAATTTCGCAGGATTTATCGAAAAACAAAGCCAAAGAAAATTTTGCTAAAGTAATCTTTGAGACATTTAAAAGACGAAATATCAAAAAGATCAACGGTGTAAAAATTCCTGAGAATTACCCTGGATCAAAGGAAGTGTTCTCACTTTTGAATTATCAAAACTCAATCATCTACCGACTAAAGTTAAAGGTGATGATTTTACTACAACATTTACAAAAATTATAA
- a CDS encoding glycosyltransferase, with the protein MLKNAVYLFIIHEIQKFTNLMKFSILIAHYNNARFFKQCFDSLVSQTYTNWEAIILDDGSKEAEKNLIKTIIKGDHRFNFFENHNNQGVGFTKNKLIECATGEILGYVDPDDAILPTAIERSISVFKKDKKAVLTYSRFMACDRDLKPIAVFKGAKQVENHNPYFFNCPIQINHFVCFRKETYEATEKMNPELKISEDQDLYLKLYEKGKVVFINETNYLYRAHSGGISQNDHKTASYDYWGKVIWDAMRRRRLKSVGGREIPLNYKNSAEIFEMLRLQNSISNKIKRRLNLFYESFLSNFLYKILKN; encoded by the coding sequence ATGTTAAAAAACGCTGTATATTTGTTTATCATCCATGAAATACAAAAATTTACCAATTTGATGAAGTTTTCAATTCTTATTGCACACTATAATAATGCACGCTTTTTTAAACAATGTTTTGATTCTTTAGTTTCGCAAACCTATACCAATTGGGAAGCAATTATTTTAGATGATGGCTCAAAAGAAGCGGAGAAAAACTTAATTAAAACAATAATTAAAGGTGATCACCGCTTTAATTTTTTTGAAAACCACAACAATCAAGGGGTTGGATTTACAAAAAATAAATTAATTGAATGTGCCACTGGTGAAATTTTAGGATATGTTGATCCCGATGATGCCATACTTCCTACTGCCATTGAAAGGAGTATTTCTGTTTTCAAAAAAGATAAAAAAGCCGTCCTTACCTATTCTCGTTTTATGGCTTGTGACAGAGATTTAAAACCAATTGCAGTTTTTAAAGGAGCAAAACAAGTAGAAAATCATAATCCATATTTCTTTAATTGTCCTATTCAGATTAATCACTTTGTTTGTTTTAGAAAAGAAACTTATGAAGCAACAGAAAAAATGAATCCAGAACTTAAAATTTCAGAAGATCAGGATTTATATTTAAAATTATATGAAAAAGGAAAAGTAGTTTTCATTAACGAAACTAATTACCTTTACAGAGCTCATAGTGGCGGAATTTCACAAAACGATCACAAAACAGCATCTTATGATTATTGGGGAAAAGTAATTTGGGATGCCATGCGAAGACGTAGATTAAAGTCAGTTGGAGGAAGAGAAATCCCATTGAATTATAAAAATTCTGCGGAAATTTTCGAGATGTTACGACTTCAAAATTCGATTTCTAATAAAATAAAAAGGAGACTAAATCTTTTTTACGAATCTTTTTTATCTAATTTCCTTTACAAAATCTTGAAGAATTAA
- a CDS encoding class I SAM-dependent methyltransferase, whose product MSELKRVVKTFFGYAKRPDLYPELGRKIIKNIFNRKSAFRGKEETQKWAKSNAISQTEAIQTLFGIPAQRFQALFPAELSLAVKKELECPIKMGGAGALELIYHACEFTQAKSVVETGVAYGWSSFAALLSLEKRNGTLYSSDMPYLGQNGDQYVGCIVPEELKPHWKLFRHADKESLPKIFSKNTTFDVVHYDSDKSYEGRTWAYNELYSHLRKGGVFISDDIGDNSAYQDFCEKNSLNTAVVEFEGKYIGIFVK is encoded by the coding sequence GTGAGCGAACTAAAAAGAGTTGTGAAAACCTTCTTCGGCTATGCAAAGCGTCCGGATCTTTACCCTGAATTGGGACGAAAAATTATTAAAAATATTTTTAATAGGAAAAGTGCTTTTCGCGGAAAAGAAGAAACCCAAAAATGGGCAAAGTCCAATGCAATTTCACAAACAGAGGCCATACAAACGCTCTTTGGAATTCCTGCACAGAGATTTCAAGCATTATTCCCTGCAGAATTATCTCTAGCTGTAAAAAAAGAATTAGAATGCCCAATTAAAATGGGTGGTGCCGGAGCACTAGAATTAATCTACCATGCCTGTGAATTCACACAAGCCAAAAGCGTAGTAGAAACAGGAGTGGCTTATGGGTGGTCGTCTTTCGCAGCATTGCTATCTTTAGAGAAAAGAAATGGAACTTTATACAGTTCAGATATGCCTTATTTAGGACAAAATGGTGATCAATACGTTGGTTGTATCGTCCCGGAAGAATTAAAACCGCACTGGAAACTTTTTCGCCATGCGGACAAAGAATCTTTACCGAAAATTTTCTCCAAAAATACCACTTTTGATGTCGTTCATTATGATTCTGATAAAAGTTATGAGGGAAGAACCTGGGCTTACAATGAACTTTATAGTCATTTGAGAAAAGGAGGTGTTTTCATAAGTGATGATATAGGAGACAATTCTGCCTACCAGGATTTCTGCGAAAAGAATTCCCTTAATACTGCGGTGGTTGAATTTGAAGGGAAGTATATTGGGATTTTTGTGAAATAA
- a CDS encoding MBOAT family O-acyltransferase, whose protein sequence is MLFNSLDFAIFLPIVFGLYWFVTNKNLKFQNVLIVVASYYFYGLWDWRFLGLILFSTVLDYSLGVALGKYEKPNHRKILLWISIITNLGFLGIFKYYNFFLDNFIEVFSVFGYRFSAGSLSIILPVGISFYTFQTLSYTIDVYKNKLEPTKDFVAFAAFVSFFPQLVAGPIERATHLLPQFYKKRHFNYQLASDGIRQILWGLFKKMVVADNCSPIVNEIFANYQNESGSTLVLGAVLFAFQIYGDFSGYSDIAIGTSRLFGFDLMKNFNYPYFSRDIAEFWRRWHISLSTWFRDYLYIPLGGSKGGLWMKIRNTFIIFIVSGFWHGANWTFIFWGTLNALFFLPLLLRETNRSNLDAVALGKLIPNFREFFSILLTFGLVCFAWIFFRAENLSQAFSYIESIFTWNLLSIPPKFPTKEIGFIGILLLFEWMNRTQEHGLEIERFNVWIRRSLYLCVMFLILRYANFGNNEFIYFQF, encoded by the coding sequence ATGCTTTTTAACTCTCTTGATTTCGCAATTTTTCTACCAATTGTATTTGGTCTCTATTGGTTTGTGACGAACAAGAATTTGAAGTTCCAAAATGTACTGATCGTTGTTGCAAGTTATTATTTTTACGGTTTATGGGATTGGCGATTTTTAGGATTAATTTTATTCAGTACAGTTTTAGATTATTCCTTAGGAGTTGCATTAGGAAAGTATGAAAAGCCGAATCATAGGAAGATCTTACTGTGGATCAGCATCATCACCAATTTGGGTTTTCTAGGAATATTTAAATACTATAATTTTTTTCTCGATAATTTTATTGAAGTTTTTTCTGTTTTTGGCTATCGTTTTAGCGCAGGAAGTTTAAGTATTATTCTACCAGTTGGAATTAGTTTTTACACTTTTCAAACTTTAAGTTATACCATAGATGTTTATAAAAACAAATTAGAACCTACAAAAGATTTCGTGGCATTTGCAGCTTTTGTAAGTTTTTTTCCACAACTGGTAGCAGGACCTATTGAAAGGGCAACGCATCTCCTTCCACAATTCTACAAAAAAAGACACTTTAATTACCAACTAGCTTCAGACGGAATTCGCCAAATTTTGTGGGGACTTTTCAAAAAAATGGTTGTTGCAGATAATTGTTCACCCATTGTAAATGAGATCTTTGCAAACTATCAAAATGAAAGCGGTAGTACGTTGGTGTTAGGTGCGGTATTATTTGCATTTCAGATATATGGAGATTTTTCCGGATATTCAGATATCGCAATTGGTACCTCCAGATTATTTGGATTTGATCTGATGAAGAATTTCAACTATCCTTATTTTTCTCGGGATATTGCGGAATTTTGGCGAAGATGGCACATTTCACTTTCCACTTGGTTCAGAGACTATCTTTACATACCATTGGGAGGAAGCAAAGGTGGATTATGGATGAAGATCAGAAACACTTTCATCATTTTTATCGTCAGTGGATTTTGGCATGGTGCAAACTGGACGTTTATTTTTTGGGGAACTTTGAATGCCCTCTTTTTCCTACCACTCTTGCTTCGAGAAACCAACAGAAGTAATTTAGATGCAGTAGCTTTAGGCAAGTTAATACCTAATTTTAGAGAGTTTTTCAGTATTTTACTCACTTTTGGTTTAGTTTGTTTTGCCTGGATCTTTTTTCGTGCAGAAAATCTGTCACAAGCTTTCTCATATATAGAAAGTATCTTTACCTGGAATTTACTTTCAATTCCACCAAAATTCCCCACGAAAGAAATAGGGTTTATAGGCATCTTGCTTTTGTTTGAATGGATGAACAGAACGCAAGAGCACGGTTTAGAAATTGAGCGATTTAATGTTTGGATCAGAAGATCACTCTATCTCTGCGTTATGTTTTTAATTTTGAGATATGCAAATTTTGGAAATAATGAATTTATCTATTTCCAGTTTTAA
- a CDS encoding glycosyltransferase family 2 protein, whose translation MKISVITPVYNAEKYVTQAVESALQFPEVWEIILVEDRSPDNALEVCKNLAEKYDRVKLFQHPDQKNHGAGASRNLGMKNATGDFIAFLDADDYYLPNRFDSERKLFKNPEVEGVYGAIGVHYYSDKAKEQYYKIFGDRLTTVYKNHDPRDVFRGLLGMNGSFGLFSIDGLTVRKSALDRMKPWMKTHLRLHQDSEFLYRLSYEVNLYPGILDKAVANRGVHQNNRITQVDSKIIKPATTRVLLWKEMDNWAKDHPEIPADIKLHIHRMHRSFTIANAPFLQKWGMILKYLTIDFKSIRSGLYNINFREDLF comes from the coding sequence ATGAAAATATCCGTCATTACACCGGTTTATAATGCCGAAAAATATGTAACTCAAGCTGTAGAATCGGCTTTACAATTTCCAGAAGTTTGGGAAATTATTTTGGTAGAAGACCGATCTCCCGACAATGCTTTGGAGGTTTGCAAGAATTTGGCAGAAAAATACGATCGTGTGAAACTTTTTCAACATCCCGATCAAAAAAATCATGGAGCCGGAGCTTCCAGAAATTTGGGAATGAAGAACGCAACCGGGGATTTTATTGCATTTTTAGATGCTGATGACTATTACTTACCCAATCGATTTGACTCCGAAAGAAAGCTTTTTAAAAACCCTGAAGTAGAGGGAGTTTATGGCGCCATCGGCGTTCATTATTACAGTGACAAAGCGAAAGAACAGTATTATAAAATTTTCGGAGATCGATTGACCACCGTTTATAAAAATCACGATCCAAGAGATGTTTTTCGTGGTCTTTTGGGAATGAATGGAAGCTTTGGTCTGTTCAGTATTGATGGTTTGACGGTGAGAAAATCTGCATTGGATCGCATGAAACCTTGGATGAAAACGCATCTTCGCTTACATCAGGATTCAGAATTTTTGTACCGACTTTCGTACGAAGTCAATTTATATCCAGGAATTTTAGATAAAGCAGTGGCGAATCGCGGGGTTCATCAAAATAATAGAATTACACAAGTTGATTCTAAAATAATAAAACCAGCAACCACCAGAGTTTTGCTCTGGAAAGAAATGGATAATTGGGCAAAAGATCACCCAGAAATTCCAGCAGATATTAAACTTCATATCCACAGAATGCACCGAAGTTTTACAATAGCAAACGCACCTTTTCTACAAAAATGGGGAATGATTTTAAAATACTTGACGATAGATTTCAAAAGTATTCGATCTGGTTTGTATAATATTAATTTTCGTGAAGATTTATTTTAA
- a CDS encoding glycosyltransferase family 2 protein yields MLKITVIIPVYNASAFLKKAVESALQFEEVNEILLIEDCSTDDSLQISKKLAAENSKVQLFQHSDKGNHGAGASRNLGLEKASQDFIAFLDADDYYLPNRFNAERKLFKNEKIEGVFGAIGTDFLSEKGKKEFEEKFKNTTLTTVNYPAEGKEVFDGLLGLTPKVFGTFFHLNALTIRRSAILKNKLRFNENLRVHQDSDFIIKLSYQSYLRSGTIDKAVAIRGVHDNNRITKIVRYSEKYNQRQLLLWRSIYEWADLNNLDRPAKNRIFLIYRSFDLAVKKGIDKYFNILCTVIKDPKILQSRYRFTFLNR; encoded by the coding sequence ATGCTGAAAATAACGGTCATCATTCCGGTTTACAATGCTTCTGCTTTTTTAAAGAAAGCTGTAGAATCTGCCTTGCAGTTTGAGGAAGTAAATGAAATTCTACTGATTGAAGATTGCTCGACGGATGATTCTTTGCAAATCAGTAAGAAATTGGCAGCAGAAAATTCCAAAGTTCAACTTTTTCAACATTCTGACAAAGGAAATCATGGTGCAGGAGCAAGCCGAAATTTAGGACTGGAAAAAGCATCGCAGGATTTCATTGCTTTTTTAGATGCCGATGATTACTATCTTCCAAACCGTTTCAACGCAGAAAGAAAACTCTTTAAAAATGAAAAAATTGAAGGTGTTTTCGGAGCAATCGGAACAGATTTTCTTTCAGAAAAAGGAAAAAAAGAATTTGAAGAAAAATTTAAAAATACAACTTTAACAACTGTTAATTATCCAGCCGAAGGAAAAGAAGTCTTTGACGGATTGCTTGGTCTAACTCCAAAAGTTTTTGGTACTTTTTTTCATTTGAATGCGTTGACGATCCGCAGATCGGCAATCTTAAAAAATAAACTTCGATTTAATGAAAATTTACGCGTACATCAAGATTCTGATTTTATTATAAAACTTTCTTACCAATCCTATTTGAGAAGCGGAACAATTGACAAAGCCGTTGCTATTCGGGGAGTTCATGATAATAATCGCATAACCAAAATTGTGCGCTATTCTGAAAAATATAATCAACGGCAGCTTCTGCTGTGGAGATCTATCTACGAATGGGCAGATTTAAACAATCTTGACCGACCTGCAAAAAACAGGATCTTCCTTATTTACAGGTCGTTTGATCTGGCGGTAAAAAAAGGAATTGATAAATATTTTAATATTTTATGCACCGTGATCAAAGATCCAAAAATTCTCCAAAGCAGGTATCGATTTACCTTTCTTAACCGATAA
- the asnB gene encoding asparagine synthase (glutamine-hydrolyzing), producing MCGIAGIITPNSKNYAEEIQNMTDAIAHRGPDSTHHVFLENAALGHRRLSIVDLTETGKQPMFSNTGKECIVLNGEIYGYQGLKKKYADYEYRGTSDTEVILAMYEAKGKSLLDELPGMFAFAIWDEEKQELFCARDRFGEKPFYYARGKNGEFIFASEIKAILASGLIKPIVNQAAISHFLQYGYVNAQQTIYSNILTLPPAHFLVFANDEIQQKRYYNLPKNDLKINLSEAKEEFSHLLKNAVQKQLIADVEVGSFLSGGLDSSTIVAMVNKFKSKQTTIIFGYSGEKSELKFAEEIARKYKTNHIEIHENRGDIAEDLKKISPFFDEPFADMSYTPQFKICQAAARHLKVVLSGDVGDELFGGYHFYTVEQEMKDHFSYNNALLKFGLKQFGKFRETSYITKQNSMYKNILDFHQNNVRNYFSKTERNALGIKTDFQQEYSFNINSNSINDIMRVDLEKYVPGNMLMKSDRMAMANSLEVRTPFLDKDFAEFCIQLPDNLKLNSNRDKIILRETMQNYWTENIRNRGKQGFGSSVESWFEEESLIKLSDELLKNSSHKVFNYIDFKTTQKHLNKDKKHWNLLQLAIWAENYKDFI from the coding sequence ATGTGCGGAATAGCCGGAATCATAACTCCAAACTCTAAAAATTACGCTGAAGAAATTCAGAATATGACCGATGCAATCGCACATCGCGGTCCAGATTCTACACATCATGTATTTTTAGAAAACGCTGCTCTAGGTCACCGGAGATTGTCTATTGTAGATCTTACAGAAACAGGGAAACAACCTATGTTTTCAAATACCGGCAAAGAATGCATCGTACTCAATGGTGAAATATACGGGTATCAAGGTTTAAAGAAAAAATATGCTGATTACGAATACCGCGGAACTTCTGATACAGAAGTTATTCTTGCGATGTATGAAGCAAAAGGAAAGTCATTACTAGATGAGCTTCCCGGAATGTTCGCTTTTGCCATTTGGGACGAAGAAAAACAGGAGTTATTTTGTGCAAGAGACCGATTTGGAGAAAAACCTTTTTACTACGCTCGTGGAAAGAATGGTGAATTTATTTTTGCTTCTGAAATTAAAGCGATTCTGGCTTCTGGATTGATAAAGCCAATCGTGAATCAAGCAGCTATCTCTCATTTTTTACAATATGGTTATGTGAATGCTCAACAAACCATTTATTCTAATATTTTAACGCTTCCTCCCGCTCATTTTTTGGTTTTTGCCAATGATGAAATTCAGCAAAAAAGATATTATAATCTTCCAAAAAATGATTTGAAAATTAATCTTTCTGAAGCCAAAGAAGAATTTTCTCATTTGTTAAAAAACGCGGTTCAAAAACAGTTGATCGCTGATGTAGAAGTGGGTAGTTTTCTGAGTGGCGGCTTAGATTCCTCCACCATTGTTGCAATGGTTAATAAATTCAAATCAAAACAAACGACCATCATTTTCGGATATTCTGGAGAAAAAAGCGAACTGAAATTTGCAGAAGAAATTGCCCGAAAATACAAAACCAATCATATCGAAATTCACGAAAACCGTGGAGATATTGCTGAAGATCTAAAAAAAATATCGCCTTTTTTTGATGAACCATTTGCAGATATGAGCTATACGCCTCAGTTTAAAATTTGCCAGGCTGCTGCAAGACATCTAAAGGTGGTGCTTTCTGGCGATGTGGGTGATGAACTTTTTGGTGGTTATCACTTTTATACGGTGGAACAAGAAATGAAAGATCATTTTTCTTACAATAATGCTTTATTGAAATTTGGCCTGAAACAATTTGGAAAATTTCGGGAAACTTCTTACATCACAAAACAAAATTCGATGTATAAAAATATTCTGGATTTTCATCAAAATAATGTTCGGAATTATTTTTCCAAAACGGAAAGAAATGCTTTGGGAATAAAGACAGATTTTCAGCAGGAATACAGTTTTAACATTAACTCAAATTCTATCAACGACATAATGCGGGTGGATCTGGAAAAATATGTGCCAGGAAATATGCTCATGAAATCTGATCGAATGGCGATGGCAAATTCTCTTGAAGTAAGAACGCCGTTTTTGGATAAAGACTTTGCAGAATTTTGCATTCAACTTCCAGACAATTTAAAATTAAATTCTAACAGAGATAAAATAATTCTGCGGGAAACGATGCAAAATTATTGGACAGAAAACATCAGAAATCGTGGTAAACAAGGATTTGGGTCTTCCGTAGAAAGCTGGTTTGAAGAAGAAAGTCTAATAAAATTATCAGATGAATTACTGAAAAATTCTTCCCACAAAGTTTTTAATTATATCGATTTCAAAACCACCCAAAAACATTTGAATAAAGACAAAAAACATTGGAATTTGTTGCAGTTGGCGATTTGGGCAGAAAATTACAAGGATTTTATTTAA
- a CDS encoding glycosyltransferase family 4 protein: MKILFHENELNYRGTSIALYDYADFNERYLGNESLIIYDKTLPTNHISGIEKFKKRFQVIDYSDFKEVDSIIKKNDIDLFYAIKNGDIDGIETKECKSVVHSVFKHFEPHGDVYAYVSEWLSEEMTAGKSPFVPHMVNFEKKISEDLKAELNIPRSAKVFGYFGGAQSFNIQFAQKTVEKIASKYKDIYFLYMAVDSFIQTKWWNRSLPNVIFLPPTSDIVMKQKFINTCDALLHARERGETFGITVAEFAIMGKPILTFANSPEKAHIMELKDKAYYYRDSKDLKDLLLDSDLSLNAIENYQKFLPITVMDKFKKVFLD, from the coding sequence ATGAAAATATTATTTCACGAAAACGAACTCAACTATCGCGGAACTTCCATCGCGCTATACGATTATGCAGATTTCAATGAAAGATATTTGGGCAATGAATCTTTGATTATCTACGACAAAACGCTTCCCACAAACCATATTTCTGGAATAGAAAAATTTAAAAAAAGATTTCAAGTTATTGATTATTCGGACTTTAAAGAAGTGGATTCCATCATCAAAAAAAATGATATCGATTTATTTTACGCCATCAAAAACGGCGACATTGATGGTATAGAAACCAAAGAATGCAAATCGGTGGTTCATTCTGTTTTCAAACATTTTGAACCTCATGGAGATGTGTATGCCTACGTTTCGGAATGGTTAAGCGAAGAAATGACCGCTGGAAAATCACCTTTTGTGCCACACATGGTCAATTTTGAAAAAAAAATCTCGGAAGATTTGAAAGCAGAACTAAATATTCCAAGGTCCGCAAAAGTATTTGGATATTTCGGAGGTGCACAAAGTTTCAACATTCAATTTGCACAAAAAACGGTAGAAAAGATTGCATCAAAATATAAGGATATTTATTTTTTGTATATGGCTGTAGATTCTTTTATACAAACAAAATGGTGGAATAGATCTTTGCCAAATGTAATATTTCTACCTCCGACTTCTGATATTGTGATGAAACAGAAATTCATCAATACGTGTGATGCATTGCTGCATGCAAGAGAACGCGGCGAAACTTTTGGAATTACGGTGGCAGAATTTGCGATAATGGGAAAACCAATCCTTACTTTTGCAAATTCGCCAGAAAAAGCACATATCATGGAATTGAAAGACAAAGCATACTATTACCGAGACAGCAAGGATTTGAAAGACCTTCTTCTCGATTCAGATTTGAGTTTGAATGCTATAGAAAATTACCAGAAATTTCTACCAATTACTGTGATGGACAAGTTTAAAAAAGTATTTTTAGATTAA
- a CDS encoding glycosyltransferase family 2 protein translates to MEKLPISICILSWNNVKTLENTLKSYQKFGLLEMSEDIVVLFQEASEKDVKLAETYQLKTIILKENIGIGKAIKILAENAKFENILFLENDWQLIENENTTFHQLKIGLDFLNKKYDVVRYRSRKKPGYPLHSLKHKGNELDYFDDWHNCTSPHLLESLHWLDPAKEFPDKIQKDGNFFVTTSRWANWTNNPFLVKKSFLLDKILSFAGESVYFERNIAEWWTKQNFKIAQGEGLFMHNDLAKYPKKNLFTKIIKRIKNLK, encoded by the coding sequence ATGGAAAAATTACCAATAAGTATTTGTATTCTCTCTTGGAATAATGTAAAAACATTAGAGAACACTTTGAAATCTTACCAAAAATTCGGGCTCCTGGAAATGTCAGAAGACATCGTGGTTTTATTTCAAGAAGCGAGTGAAAAAGATGTAAAATTGGCAGAAACATACCAATTGAAAACCATCATTTTAAAGGAAAATATTGGCATTGGAAAAGCCATAAAAATACTCGCAGAAAATGCAAAATTTGAAAACATTCTATTTCTGGAAAACGATTGGCAATTGATCGAAAATGAAAACACAACATTTCATCAACTAAAAATTGGTTTGGATTTTTTAAATAAAAAATACGATGTTGTACGCTACAGAAGCCGCAAAAAACCGGGGTATCCACTCCACTCCTTAAAACACAAGGGAAATGAATTGGATTATTTTGATGATTGGCACAATTGCACTTCGCCACATCTTCTGGAGTCTTTACATTGGTTGGACCCTGCCAAAGAATTTCCAGATAAAATACAAAAAGATGGCAATTTTTTCGTCACCACTTCTCGGTGGGCAAACTGGACGAATAATCCATTTCTGGTAAAAAAAAGCTTTTTGTTGGATAAGATCCTTTCTTTTGCGGGAGAATCTGTTTATTTTGAAAGAAATATTGCAGAATGGTGGACGAAACAAAATTTCAAAATTGCGCAAGGAGAAGGTCTATTTATGCATAATGATTTGGCGAAATATCCAAAAAAAAATTTATTTACCAAGATTATAAAACGTATTAAAAATTTAAAGTAA